In the genome of Streptomyces pactum, one region contains:
- a CDS encoding serine hydrolase domain-containing protein: MTTTPRSSLTRRSLLGATAAGALLSATGPAAGLTAGRAAAAGRAAPGPPGARPGLDPGRLRAAVADLDHPPATAAQLQVSGSVGRWYGSSGVADLRSGRPVRPDDRVRIGSITKLFVATVLLQLVAEGRVHPGTPVQRCLPGLLPAGFAPITLTQLLNHTSGLPEGRGWPDMSTPERVFEHRFDRWTPEQLVATVTWAPELKFTPGTVQEYRGTNYVLAAMVIERLTGRPYGEEVAARLLRPLGLHGTSVPGDRRHIPGRHVHGYRRMSDGTLRDITVFDPSSSWGEGEMTSTTADLTRFTHALFRGELLPPELLRMMSTLPPGEVRMADGGPARYGAGLQTVEVNGFTFWGKTGEFEGYASFTFATLDLERCMVLSFNPERRDRSQELMSLRVAEAVTAGGPARRAPRAAAVRR; this comes from the coding sequence ATGACGACGACACCTCGGTCCTCCCTGACCCGCCGGTCCCTGCTGGGCGCCACCGCGGCCGGCGCACTGCTCTCCGCCACCGGCCCGGCCGCCGGACTCACCGCCGGCCGGGCGGCGGCCGCGGGCCGGGCGGCCCCCGGCCCGCCCGGGGCCCGGCCGGGCCTCGACCCCGGCAGGCTGCGGGCGGCCGTCGCGGACCTGGACCATCCACCGGCCACCGCGGCGCAGTTACAGGTGAGCGGGTCGGTCGGCCGGTGGTACGGCAGTTCGGGAGTGGCCGACCTCCGCTCCGGGCGACCGGTCCGGCCGGACGACCGGGTGCGGATCGGCAGCATCACCAAGCTGTTCGTCGCCACCGTGCTGCTGCAACTGGTCGCCGAGGGCCGGGTGCACCCCGGCACCCCGGTCCAGCGCTGCCTCCCGGGGCTGCTGCCCGCCGGGTTCGCCCCGATCACCCTCACCCAGCTGCTGAACCACACCAGCGGCCTGCCGGAGGGGCGCGGCTGGCCCGACATGAGCACCCCCGAGCGGGTCTTCGAGCACCGCTTCGACCGGTGGACGCCCGAGCAACTGGTGGCCACCGTGACCTGGGCGCCGGAGCTGAAGTTCACCCCCGGCACCGTCCAGGAGTACCGGGGCACCAACTACGTGCTGGCCGCGATGGTGATCGAGAGGCTGACCGGGAGACCGTACGGCGAGGAGGTGGCCGCCCGGCTGCTGCGTCCCCTGGGCCTGCACGGCACCTCGGTCCCCGGCGACCGGCGGCACATCCCGGGCCGGCACGTGCACGGCTACCGGCGGATGAGCGACGGCACACTGCGCGACATCACCGTGTTCGACCCCTCCTCCTCCTGGGGAGAGGGCGAGATGACGTCCACCACCGCGGATCTGACCCGTTTCACCCACGCCCTCTTCCGCGGCGAGCTGCTCCCGCCCGAGCTGCTGCGCATGATGTCCACCCTGCCGCCCGGGGAGGTGCGGATGGCGGACGGCGGCCCGGCGCGCTACGGGGCCGGGCTCCAGACGGTCGAGGTCAACGGGTTCACCTTCTGGGGGAAGACCGGCGAGTTCGAGGGGTACGCGTCGTTCACCTTCGCCACCTTGGACCTCGAACGCTGCATGGTGCTCTCGTTCAACCCCGAGCGCCGGGACCGGTCCCAGGAGCTGATGAGCCTCCGGGTCGCGGAAGCGGTCACCGCCGGCGGCCCGGCACGCCGGGCGCCCCGGGCCGCCGCGGTACGGCGGTGA
- a CDS encoding proline dehydrogenase family protein, with protein MLGPVLLAASRSDAIRRIVSAAPVTRPMVDRFVAGERLGESMSAVRSLTDRGLEVTLDHLGEDITDPAEALRNRDAYLALAEALKELGLGARTEMSVKLSAFGQALPGGDDLALANVTPVVEAAAEAGTTVTLDMEDHTTVDSTLGILAELRKRFPETGAVVQSYLFRTEEDCHRLAGEGSRVRLVKGAYKEPASVAFQDKREVDLAYVRCLKILMAGKGYPMIGSHDPRMIAITQELGRRYGRKLDEYEFQMLYGIREAEQQRLVAEGHRMRVYVPYGTDWYGYFMRRLAERPANLVFFLRSLVSRG; from the coding sequence GTGCTGGGTCCCGTGCTGCTCGCCGCCTCGCGCAGCGACGCCATCCGCCGTATCGTCTCGGCCGCGCCGGTCACCCGCCCGATGGTGGACCGCTTCGTCGCCGGTGAGCGGCTGGGCGAGTCGATGTCGGCCGTGCGGTCGCTGACCGACCGCGGCCTGGAGGTCACCCTGGACCACCTCGGCGAGGACATCACCGACCCGGCCGAGGCGCTGCGCAACCGCGACGCGTACCTGGCGCTGGCCGAGGCGCTCAAGGAGCTGGGCCTGGGCGCCCGGACCGAGATGTCGGTGAAGCTGTCCGCGTTCGGGCAGGCGCTGCCGGGCGGTGACGACCTGGCGCTGGCCAACGTCACCCCGGTCGTCGAGGCCGCGGCCGAGGCGGGCACCACCGTCACGCTGGACATGGAGGACCACACCACGGTGGACTCCACGCTGGGCATCCTCGCCGAGCTGCGCAAGCGCTTCCCGGAGACCGGCGCGGTGGTGCAGTCGTACCTCTTCCGCACCGAGGAGGACTGCCACCGGCTGGCCGGCGAGGGGTCCCGGGTGCGCCTGGTCAAGGGCGCCTACAAGGAGCCCGCCAGCGTCGCGTTCCAGGACAAGCGCGAGGTGGACCTGGCGTACGTCCGCTGCCTGAAGATCCTGATGGCGGGGAAGGGCTACCCGATGATCGGGTCGCACGACCCGCGGATGATCGCCATCACGCAGGAGCTGGGCCGCCGCTACGGCCGCAAGCTGGACGAGTACGAGTTCCAGATGCTGTACGGCATCCGCGAGGCCGAGCAGCAGCGGCTGGTCGCGGAGGGGCACCGGATGCGGGTTTACGTCCCGTATGGGACAGACTGGTACGGGTACTTCATGCGGCGTCTCGCCGAGCGTCCCGCCAACCTGGTGTTCTTCCTGCGGTCGCTGGTCAGCCGCGGCTGA